A window of the Pongo abelii isolate AG06213 chromosome 10, NHGRI_mPonAbe1-v2.0_pri, whole genome shotgun sequence genome harbors these coding sequences:
- the GARIN6 gene encoding Golgi-associated RAB2 interactor protein 6, whose amino-acid sequence MEDHCMLPYYTAQSSPAMGMFNTSMGKLQQQLYKGEYTIFRYAPMFESDFIQISKRGEVIDVHNRARMVTVGIVRTSPCLTLPDVMLLARPAAVCDNASCGPATQKRDSPPTEILELTRLLPLMFVKITIHNSIKKQLHLKLATGRSFYLQLCPPSDASEDLFVHWENLVYILRPPVEAYSGTKAILAGNTLDSSVFEEVQRSPVGYAMKFCEEKEQFRISRLHMNAEMFGSTYYDYTIEI is encoded by the exons ATGGAGGACCACTGTATGCTACCGTATTACACAGCCCAAAGCAGCCCCGCAATGGGCATGTTTAACACCTCCATGGGGAAGCTGCAGCAGCAACTGTACAAAGGCGAGTATACTATATTCAGGTATGCACCCATGTTTGAGAGTGACTTTATCCAGATCAGCAAAAGAGGAGAAGTGATTGACGTGCACAACCGTGCCCGAATGGTAACAGTGGGCATTGTTCGCaccagcccctgcctcacactacCTGATGTCATGCTGCTGGCCCGACCAGCTGCTGTCTGTGACAATGCCAGCTGTGGTCCTGCCACCCAGAAAAGAGATAGTCCGCCTACAGAGATCTTAGAACTAACCAGGCTGCTTCCCTTGATGTTTGTGAAAATAACCATCCACAACAGCATAAAAAAACAGCTCCACCTGAAGCTTGCCACTGGCCGCTCTTTTTATCTTCAGCTGTGTCCCCCATCAGATGCAAGTGAAGACCTTTTTGTTCACTGGGAAAACCTTGTTTACATCCTGCGACCACCAGTGGAGGCTTACAGTGGTACCAAGGCTATCCTAGCTGGGAACACATTGGACTCATCTGTGTTTGAGGAAGTGCAGAGGAGCCCAGTG GGATATGCCATGAAGTTTTGTGAAGAGAAGGAGCAATTCAGAATCAGTAGACTTCACATGAATGCTGAAATGTTTGGGTCCACCTATTATGATTATACAATAGAGATATGA